A window of the Synechococcus sp. LTW-R genome harbors these coding sequences:
- the uvrC gene encoding excinuclease ABC subunit UvrC, with protein sequence MKALLQDPPRLKARLKEVPTEPGCYLMRDAEDRILYIGKAKVLRNRVRSYFQSGSGHGHSPRIALMVRQVCEIEFIVTDSEAEALALEANLIKNHQPHFNVLLKDDKKYPYLCITWSEAYPRIFITRRRRFRSPLDRFYGPYVDVGLLRRTLGLVKRVFPLRQRPQPLHRDRTCLNYDIGRCPGVCQEKISSEDYHQTLRQVAMVFQGRNEELLALLHEQMERYAERLDFESAARVRDQLQGIDTLTADQKMSLGDSSVSRDVLALAADDRVAAVQLFQMRAGKLVGRLGFTADAIGMPPAEEGAGGDLPPSADRRAATGRILQTVIEEHYSQVEGVEIPPELLLQEPLPQQQLIEDWLSELRGRKVRLAVPQRAQKADLIELVERNANYELERARRASEQNLLATEDLAQLLELTTLPRRIEGYDISHIQGSDAVASQVVFIDGLPAKQHYRKYKIQSSSIRAGHSDDFMAMAEIMRRRFRRWAQAKAAGADLKELRRSAGSALHTGGLNDWPDVVMIDGGKGQLSAVMEALRELNLDEELVVCSLAKQREEVFIPGVKEPLDSEPEQLGVQLLRRLRDEAHRFAVSFHRQQRGERMKRSRLSDIPGLGPKRIKELLAHFRSIDAIQLASPEALAAAPGMGPGLAKVIWDHFHPDAAPGPQAEALESENERPLELAG encoded by the coding sequence TTGAAGGCACTGCTGCAGGACCCGCCTCGGCTCAAGGCCCGCCTCAAGGAGGTCCCCACTGAGCCGGGCTGCTACTTGATGCGCGATGCGGAGGACCGAATCCTCTACATCGGTAAAGCCAAGGTGCTGCGCAACCGGGTCCGCAGCTACTTCCAGAGCGGGAGTGGCCATGGCCATTCCCCACGCATCGCCCTGATGGTGCGCCAGGTCTGCGAGATCGAGTTCATCGTCACCGACAGCGAGGCGGAGGCGTTGGCCCTGGAGGCCAACCTGATCAAGAACCATCAGCCGCACTTCAATGTGCTGCTAAAGGACGACAAGAAATATCCCTATTTGTGCATCACCTGGAGTGAGGCCTACCCGCGGATCTTCATCACCCGGCGGCGGCGATTTCGCTCCCCACTCGATCGCTTCTACGGTCCCTATGTCGATGTGGGGCTCCTGCGCCGAACTCTGGGCCTCGTAAAACGCGTCTTCCCCTTGCGGCAGCGCCCCCAACCGCTCCATCGCGACCGCACCTGCCTGAACTACGACATCGGCCGCTGTCCGGGCGTCTGCCAAGAAAAGATCAGTTCCGAGGACTACCACCAAACCCTTCGGCAGGTGGCCATGGTCTTCCAGGGGCGCAACGAGGAACTGCTCGCGCTCCTGCACGAGCAGATGGAGCGCTACGCCGAGCGCCTCGACTTCGAGAGCGCGGCCCGCGTTCGTGACCAGCTCCAGGGCATCGACACCCTCACGGCCGACCAAAAAATGAGCCTCGGGGACAGCTCGGTGTCCCGGGATGTCTTGGCGTTGGCGGCGGATGACCGGGTGGCGGCCGTTCAGCTCTTCCAGATGCGTGCCGGAAAACTGGTCGGCCGCCTTGGTTTCACGGCGGATGCCATTGGCATGCCTCCAGCCGAGGAAGGCGCTGGCGGAGACCTGCCCCCATCAGCAGACCGTCGGGCTGCGACGGGGCGGATCCTGCAAACGGTGATCGAAGAGCACTACAGCCAGGTGGAGGGTGTCGAGATTCCCCCCGAGCTGTTGCTCCAGGAGCCCTTGCCACAGCAGCAGCTCATCGAGGACTGGCTCTCCGAATTGCGCGGTCGCAAGGTGCGCCTCGCTGTTCCCCAGCGGGCTCAAAAGGCGGACTTGATCGAGTTGGTCGAGCGCAATGCCAACTACGAACTGGAACGGGCCCGCCGGGCCAGCGAACAGAACCTGTTGGCCACGGAGGACCTGGCCCAACTGCTCGAGTTGACGACCCTCCCGAGGCGAATCGAGGGCTACGACATCAGTCACATCCAGGGCAGCGACGCGGTCGCCTCTCAGGTGGTGTTTATCGATGGCCTGCCCGCCAAGCAGCACTACCGCAAATACAAGATCCAGAGCAGCTCGATCCGCGCGGGCCACTCCGATGACTTCATGGCGATGGCGGAAATCATGCGCCGACGCTTCCGGCGTTGGGCCCAGGCCAAAGCGGCTGGTGCGGACCTGAAGGAGCTGCGCCGATCCGCCGGATCAGCTCTGCACACTGGCGGGCTGAACGATTGGCCCGATGTCGTGATGATCGACGGTGGCAAGGGACAGCTGTCGGCCGTGATGGAGGCCCTGCGCGAACTCAATCTCGATGAGGAGCTCGTCGTGTGTTCCCTGGCGAAGCAGCGCGAGGAGGTCTTTATCCCCGGCGTGAAGGAGCCCCTGGACAGTGAACCCGAGCAGCTTGGGGTTCAGCTCTTGCGCCGTCTGCGCGACGAGGCCCACCGGTTTGCGGTGAGCTTCCACCGTCAGCAGCGCGGTGAGCGGATGAAACGTTCACGCTTGTCCGACATTCCAGGCCTCGGTCCCAAGCGGATCAAGGAACTCTTGGCTCATTTTCGCTCGATTGACGCGATCCAGCTGGCGAGCCCGGAGGCCCTCGCAGCCGCGCCGGGGATGGGGCCCGGCTTGGCGAAGGTGATTTGGGATCATTTCCATCCTGATGCGGCCCCTGGTCCGCAGGCGGAGGCGCTGGAGTCCGAGAATGAGAGGCCTTTGGAGCTGGCTGGTTGA
- a CDS encoding flavin reductase family protein, with protein MALNADAKKTLLRKIPHGVFICGVAEGDEVNGFTASWVTQGSFEPPLVVMAVRADSTSNGMIQRTKRFSLNVLAADQKDLAAVFFKPQKGVGGRFDAAPFSLGELGLPILNDSLGGVECELVGQVAHGDHTVFVGEVKSAVLHRDAAALELSTTGWQYGG; from the coding sequence ATGGCACTGAACGCAGACGCCAAGAAGACCTTGCTGCGCAAGATTCCCCATGGGGTGTTCATCTGCGGCGTGGCCGAAGGGGACGAGGTCAACGGCTTCACCGCCAGCTGGGTTACCCAGGGCTCCTTCGAGCCGCCCCTCGTGGTCATGGCGGTCCGTGCCGACAGCACCAGCAACGGGATGATTCAGCGCACGAAGCGCTTCTCATTGAACGTCCTGGCGGCGGATCAGAAGGATCTGGCCGCCGTCTTTTTCAAGCCGCAAAAAGGCGTTGGTGGCCGCTTTGATGCCGCACCCTTCAGCCTGGGCGAACTTGGACTGCCGATCCTCAATGACTCCCTGGGCGGTGTCGAGTGTGAACTTGTCGGTCAGGTGGCCCACGGTGATCACACCGTCTTTGTCGGCGAGGTGAAGAGCGCCGTTCTCCATCGCGATGCTGCTGCGCTCGAACTCAGCACCACTGGCTGGCAGTACGGCGGTTGA
- the coaD gene encoding pantetheine-phosphate adenylyltransferase — protein MKALYPGSFDPLTLGHLDVIERGAHLFDGLVVAVLRNPSKNPCFSVEQRIAQIRGATAHLKQIEVAAFDGLTVEFAERCGAGVILRGLRALSDFEYELQIAHTNKSLAPELETLFLATATAHSFLSSSVVKEVARFGGPVGHMVPTGVAEDLLRLFNQ, from the coding sequence ATGAAAGCTCTGTATCCCGGCAGCTTTGATCCCCTCACCCTGGGGCATCTGGATGTGATCGAGCGGGGTGCCCATCTGTTTGACGGTCTCGTCGTGGCCGTCCTGCGCAATCCGAGCAAGAACCCCTGCTTCAGCGTGGAGCAGCGGATCGCGCAAATCCGGGGCGCGACCGCCCATCTCAAACAAATCGAGGTCGCGGCGTTCGATGGCTTGACCGTGGAATTCGCCGAGCGCTGCGGCGCCGGCGTGATCCTGCGGGGTCTCCGGGCACTGAGCGATTTCGAGTACGAATTGCAAATCGCCCACACCAACAAAAGCCTGGCCCCGGAACTGGAGACGCTGTTCCTTGCGACGGCAACGGCCCACAGCTTTCTCAGCAGTTCCGTCGTGAAGGAAGTGGCCCGTTTCGGCGGACCGGTTGGTCACATGGTCCCCACAGGAGTGGCGGAAGATCTACTGAGGCTTTTTAATCAGTAG
- a CDS encoding D-alanyl-D-alanine carboxypeptidase/D-alanyl-D-alanine-endopeptidase, with protein MAGLRVGISLGLGLALVPCAALQAAPPTTARAIALPPAPPPLGLPQLQSQVSCPALQSRLRRVLGAESNVWSVSVADGSGRLLADLNGLTPRIPASNQKLVATAIALDQLGPDYSLTTRLWRKPDGSLLLTGEGDPDFNTAQLQRFAKLAMGQGGSSFPAPALVRIQLQEELPQRWWPSGWPGEDRVEAYGAPITRLAVTSNAKAMAVSDPPSRLQQLLAAEIKRQGGQAVITTVGMGPPAANGVLLHEERSIGMHGLLSLANTESHNFTAEVLLRQATGSWDQGTSQLRTQLWLAAQGLPMTGVKVVDGSGLDRGNRLTSRLLVALMLRMAHHPMADHYFASMAIAGERGTLRNYWYDTELQGQFFGKTGTIRGVRSVSGLLNTSEGPRYISMISNGSAAPNSVMGQLLRQTRQGVCP; from the coding sequence ATGGCAGGGCTCCGCGTCGGCATCAGCCTTGGGCTCGGTCTGGCGCTGGTTCCCTGCGCCGCTCTCCAGGCCGCACCGCCGACCACCGCCAGAGCCATTGCCCTCCCGCCGGCCCCGCCGCCGCTCGGACTCCCGCAGCTGCAAAGCCAGGTCAGTTGTCCGGCTTTGCAGTCCCGGCTGCGCCGAGTCCTCGGGGCGGAGTCCAACGTCTGGAGCGTGAGCGTGGCCGATGGCTCCGGCCGTCTCTTGGCGGATCTCAACGGCCTCACACCCCGAATTCCCGCGTCCAACCAGAAGCTGGTGGCGACGGCGATTGCCCTCGATCAACTGGGCCCGGACTACAGCCTGACCACGCGGCTCTGGCGCAAGCCGGATGGAAGCCTCTTGCTGACGGGAGAGGGAGACCCGGACTTCAACACGGCTCAACTTCAGCGCTTCGCCAAGTTGGCGATGGGCCAGGGCGGCAGCAGCTTTCCCGCCCCGGCCTTGGTCCGGATCCAGCTCCAAGAGGAGCTGCCCCAACGGTGGTGGCCCAGCGGGTGGCCCGGTGAAGACCGGGTCGAGGCCTATGGCGCACCTATCACCCGCTTGGCGGTGACCAGCAACGCCAAGGCCATGGCCGTGAGCGATCCCCCCAGCCGGCTCCAACAACTCCTGGCCGCCGAGATCAAGCGGCAGGGTGGGCAGGCGGTCATCACCACCGTGGGCATGGGGCCGCCAGCGGCAAATGGGGTGCTTCTCCACGAAGAGCGCTCGATTGGCATGCATGGCCTGCTCAGCCTGGCCAACACCGAGAGCCACAATTTCACCGCTGAGGTGCTCCTGCGTCAGGCCACCGGCAGTTGGGACCAGGGCACCAGTCAGCTGCGAACACAACTCTGGCTCGCGGCCCAGGGCCTGCCGATGACGGGCGTCAAGGTCGTCGACGGTAGTGGTCTCGATCGCGGCAACCGACTGACAAGTCGTCTCTTGGTCGCCTTGATGCTGCGAATGGCGCACCATCCGATGGCGGATCACTACTTCGCCTCGATGGCGATCGCGGGGGAGCGGGGGACCCTGCGGAACTATTGGTATGACACCGAACTTCAGGGCCAGTTTTTTGGCAAGACGGGCACGATCCGAGGGGTGCGCTCGGTCAGCGGACTGCTGAACACGAGCGAAGGTCCCCGCTACATCAGCATGATTTCCAACGGCTCAGCGGCCCCGAACAGCGTGATGGGCCAATTGCTGCGTCAAACCCGCCAGGGGGTTTGCCCCTAG
- a CDS encoding DUF4330 domain-containing protein, whose protein sequence is MPVLSRRFSLVDAGAAAAVVLAIGGVVWSPKLSGAVARATGGLQPVTVFVDVRNVPVADPAALIAGAKEQGKVAIVIRNQPHGSVAVDDVIPLQRQLAAVFADGKVVTAPDPNQKQLGNLDARFVLKGEGRKGAGGVVFGNQTLKIGAPIELEGREFRINGSVSGLQLGHS, encoded by the coding sequence ATGCCTGTGTTGTCGCGTCGTTTCTCGCTGGTGGACGCGGGAGCTGCGGCGGCCGTAGTGCTGGCGATCGGTGGGGTCGTTTGGAGTCCCAAACTCAGTGGTGCCGTCGCCCGAGCGACCGGTGGCCTTCAACCCGTCACGGTCTTCGTGGACGTCCGCAATGTGCCGGTGGCCGATCCCGCCGCGTTGATTGCCGGCGCTAAAGAACAGGGCAAGGTCGCCATCGTCATCCGCAATCAACCCCATGGGTCCGTCGCGGTAGATGACGTGATTCCGCTCCAACGGCAACTGGCCGCTGTCTTTGCCGACGGCAAGGTCGTCACCGCCCCCGACCCCAACCAGAAGCAGCTCGGCAACCTGGATGCCCGTTTTGTCTTGAAGGGTGAGGGGCGGAAGGGAGCCGGTGGTGTCGTCTTCGGCAATCAGACCTTGAAGATTGGCGCGCCGATTGAGCTGGAGGGCCGTGAGTTCCGTATCAACGGCTCCGTCTCTGGCCTGCAACTCGGTCATTCCTGA
- a CDS encoding DUF1995 family protein, whose protein sequence is MLPADLRRAEAEAVDAIAAALASQAKGFWTAEFRFEGLRILPVALRLLAALTPTHADARLVFPDAGAAALAKRDAAEQASGITELSGIKRLQQADGGSDGLLVLVAPTPADYEDVEAVCALHRGSVVLLNGKLEDAAVGIGTVARERRKGFLSSWQSAYALIPTGDGALRRAFPQDWQLYRRDPDGYRFVQDFEAKPDAEQMADALDGEGGGVARGLKAVDRLIEGLQN, encoded by the coding sequence ATGCTCCCCGCTGATCTGCGACGTGCTGAAGCCGAAGCCGTGGACGCGATAGCGGCGGCCTTGGCCAGTCAGGCCAAGGGCTTCTGGACCGCTGAATTTCGTTTCGAGGGCCTGCGCATACTGCCGGTGGCCCTGCGGCTGTTGGCTGCGTTGACGCCGACCCACGCCGACGCCCGCCTGGTCTTCCCCGATGCGGGTGCCGCCGCCTTGGCGAAGCGTGATGCCGCGGAGCAGGCCAGCGGCATCACCGAACTCAGCGGGATTAAACGTCTGCAGCAGGCCGACGGCGGCAGCGATGGCTTGCTCGTGCTCGTGGCGCCAACCCCTGCGGACTATGAAGATGTCGAGGCGGTCTGCGCCTTGCACCGCGGCAGCGTGGTTCTGCTGAACGGCAAGTTGGAAGACGCCGCCGTGGGGATCGGCACCGTGGCTCGTGAGCGACGCAAAGGGTTCCTTTCCAGTTGGCAGTCGGCCTACGCCCTCATTCCAACGGGTGATGGGGCCTTGAGGCGCGCTTTCCCCCAGGACTGGCAGCTCTATCGCCGCGATCCTGATGGCTACCGCTTCGTTCAGGACTTTGAGGCCAAACCGGATGCCGAGCAGATGGCCGATGCCCTGGATGGCGAAGGCGGTGGTGTCGCCCGCGGCTTGAAGGCCGTCGATCGCCTGATTGAGGGACTGCAGAACTAG